A genomic region of Anopheles coustani chromosome 3, idAnoCousDA_361_x.2, whole genome shotgun sequence contains the following coding sequences:
- the LOC131260730 gene encoding small integral membrane protein 8 → MSEKPKEPAPGDGIRSMRSTNVFRAINFELYAKPNVVVMSIGLVCLGITFGYIAYMRSKYEGLGYYTAVQEDGKEVFVKRKSKWE, encoded by the exons ATGAGTGAAAAACCAAAGGAACCGGCTCCCGGCGACGGAATTCGATCAATGCGTTCCACAAACGTATTTCGGGCCATTAATTTTGAACTGTACGCCAAACCG AACGTCGTCGTTATGAGTATAGGGCTCGTTTGCCTTGGCATCACGTTTGGATACATTGCCTACATGCGGTCCAAGTACGAAGGATTGGGATATTACACTGCGGTGCAGGAGGACGGTAAGGAGGTGTTCGTAAAACGAAAATCCAAATGGGAATAA